Proteins found in one Limanda limanda chromosome 18, fLimLim1.1, whole genome shotgun sequence genomic segment:
- the LOC133024695 gene encoding heparan sulfate glucosamine 3-O-sulfotransferase 5 — MLFKQQALLRQKLFVLGSLAIGSVLYLVARVGTLDRLQPICPFEGRLNPPEPEQIPLRTLQFKRGLLHELRKGNATKEQIHLHNLVQQLPRAIIIGVRKGGTRALLEMLNLHPAVVKASQEIHFFDNDQNYARGIDWYRGKMPFSFPHQITIEKSPAYFITEEVPERIFKMNSSIKLLIIVREPTTRAVSDYTQVLEGKERKNKTYHKFEKLAIDTNTCEVNTKYKAVRTSIYTKHLERWLKYFPVEQFHIVDGDRLITDPLPELQLVERFLNLPSRISQYNLYFNATRGFYCLRFNIVFNKCLAGSKGRIHPEVDPSVVTKLQKFFHPFNQKFYQITGRTFNWP; from the exons ATGCTATTCAAACAGCAGGCATTGCTGAGACAAAAGCTCTTCGTACTGGGCAGCCTTGCTATCGGAAGTGTCCTCTATCTCGTGGCTAGGGTTGGGACCTTGGATAG GCTACAGCCCATTTGCCCCTTTGAAGGCAGACTGAACCCCCCTGAGCCAGAGCAAATCCCTCTCCGCACCCTGCAGTTTAAGCGTGGCCTGCTCCATGAGTTACGTAAGGGCAATGCCACCAAAGAGCAAATTCACTTGCACAACCTGGTACAGCAGCTGCCTCGGGCTATCATCATCGGGGTTCGCAAGGGAGGCACCCGCGCCCTGCTGGAGATGCTCAACCTGCATCCAGCGGTGGTCAAGGCTTCACAGGAGATTCACTTTTTTGACAATGACCAAAACTATGCTCGTGGAATCGACTGGTACAGAGGGAAAATGCCCTTCTCCTTCCCTCACCAGATCACCATTGAGAAAAGCCCAGCGTACTTTATCACAGAGGAGGTCCCTGAACGCATCTTCAAGATGAACTCCTCCATCAAGCTGCTGATCATCGTCCGCGAACCCACCACCAGAGCTGTGTCTGACTACACTCAAGTTCTGGAGGGCAAGGAGCGTAAAAACAAGACCTACCACAAGTTTGAGAAGCTGGCCATCGACACCAACACCTGTGAGGTGAACACCAAGTACAAAGCTGTTCGGACCAGCATCTACACGAAACACCTGGAGCGCTGGCTCAAGTACTTTCCTGTGGAGCAGTTCCACATTGTGGACGGGGACCGTCTGATCACGGACCCACTGCCAGAGCTGCAGCTCGTTGAGCGCTTCCTCAACCTACCCTCAAGGATAAGCCAATATAATCTGTATTTCAATGCTACCAGGGGATTTTACTGTCTGCGATTTAACATTGTCTTCAACAAGTGCCTGGCAGGCAGCAAGGGCCGCATCCATCCAGAGGTGGACCCGTCAGTGGTGACAAAACTGCAGAAGTTCTTTCACCCCTTCAATCAGAAGTTTTACCAGATCACTGGTAGAACATTCAACTGGCCATGA
- the LOC133024090 gene encoding histone deacetylase 2 gives MAYTTAGGTKKKVCYYYDGDVGNYYYGQGHPMKPHRIRMTHNLLLNYGLYRKMEIYRPHKATAEEMTKYHSDDYIKFLRYIRPDNMPEFSKQMQRFNVGEDCPVFDGLFEFCQLSAGGSAAGAVKLNRQQTDIAVNWAGGLHHAKKSEASGFCYVNDIVLAILELLKYHQRVLYIDIDIHHGDGVEEAFFTTDRVMTVSFHKYGEYFPGTGDLRDIGAGKGKYYAVNFPLRDGIDDESYEQIFKPVMAKVMEMYQPSAVVLQCGADSLSGDRLGCFNLTIRGHAKCVEYMKTFNLPMLMLGGGGYTIRNVARCWTYETAVALDTEIPDELPYNDYFEYFGPDFKLHISPSNMTNQNTREYMEKIKQRLYENLRMLPHAPGVQMQAVAEDAVPDDAMDEDTEDPDKRLSIRATDKRIACDEEFSDSEDEGEGGRRNVSNQKKGAKRPRADDDDKEAEEKKTVVEIKEEEKTKESSPEKTETKSVKTEQPSSD, from the exons ATGGCGTACACGACCGCGGGTGGGACGAAGAAGAAGGTCTGCTACTACTATGACG GTGACGTAGGAAATTACTACTATGGACAGGGCCACCCCATGAAACCACATAGGATCCGTATGACTCACAACCTGCTTCTGAACTATGGACTGTACAGGAAAATGGAAATCTAC AGACCCCATAAGGccacagcagaggagatgaCTAAATATCACAGCGATGACTACATCAAGTTCCTCCGGTACATACGGCCGGACAACATGCCTGAGTTCAGCAAGCAGATGCAGCGCT TCAATGTTGGAGAGGACTGTCCTGTATTCGATGGATTGTTTGAGTTCTGCCAACTCTCTGCTGGTGGCTCTGCTG cTGGTGCAGTGAAACTGAACCGACAGCAGACTGACATTGCAGTGAACTGGGCAGGAGGACTTCACCACGCAAAGAAGTCTGAAGCCTCTGGATTCTGCTACGTAAATGACATTGTGCTGGCCATCTTGGAGCTGCTCAA GTACCACCAGAGGGTGCTCTACATCGATATAGACATCCACCACGGGGATGGAGTGGAGGAGGCCTTCTTCACCACAGACAGGGTCATGACTGTGTCTTTCCATAAATACGGGGAGTACTTCCCTGGAACCGGAGACCTCAGG GATATTGGAGCTGGAAAAGGCAAATACTATGCGGTCAACTTCCCTCTGCGTGATGGTATTGACGATGAGTCATACGAGCAAATCTTCAAGCCT GTGATGGCCAAGGTGATGGAGATGTACCAGCCCAGTGCTGTGGTTCTTCAGTGTGGTGCAGACTCTCTCTCAGGAGACCGCCTCGGCTGCTTTAACCTCACCATCCGTG GGCACGCCAAGTGTGTGGAGTACATGAAGACCTTCAACCTCCCAATGCTCATGCTGGGTGGGGGAGGATACACCATCCGTAACGTGGCCCGCTGCTGGACCTATGAGACCGCTGTGGCTCTGGATACAGAGATCCCTGATG AACTGCCCTACAATGACTACTTTGAATACTTTGGACCTGACTTCAAGCTGCACATCAGCCCCTCCAACATGACCAATCAGAACACACGGGAGTACATGGAAAAGATCAA GCAGAGGCTGTACGAGAACCTGCGGATGCTTCCTCACGCTCCTGGAGTTCAGATGCAGGCCGTCGCAGAGGACGCTGTCCCAGATGACGCCATGGACGAGGACACTGAGGATCCTGATAAACGCTTGTCCA TTCGTGCCACAGATAAGAGGATAGCATGCGATGAAGAGTTCTCTGACTCTGAGGATGAGGGCGAGGGTGGACGGAGGAACGTGTCCAATCAGAAGAAGGGAGCGAAAAGACCCAGAGCTGATGATGACGAcaaggaagcagaggagaagaaaactg TTGTAGAGattaaagaggaagagaaaaccaAGGAGAGCAGTCCTGAGAAGACTGAAACAAAAAG TGTGAAGACCGAGCAGCCCAGCAGTGACTGA
- the marcksa gene encoding myristoylated alanine-rich protein kinase C substrate a, translating to MGAQFAKAAGKAETVSEKPGEAVASPTKSNGQENGHVKVNGDASPAAAENGKEEVQANGSATAEESPKEEVEKAEAAPAEAAEGEKVEAASPAPAEGEAAKAEDGATPSTSNETPKKKKKKFSFKKSFKLSGFSFKKTKKETGDGAENEEVAADPAASTEEAKAEGTEEAAAAAASEETKPAEGQAAPAAEQAKEEVEAKPEAAAAAAEKPVEEAKEVAPAEEPKAEEKPAEPTVEEAPKTEEAAPTSQEAASAEAPAAAAEAAE from the exons ATGGGAGCGCAATTTGCCAAGGCAGCTGGAAAGGCTGAAACTGTCTCGGAGAAGCCCGGGGAAGCTGTTGCTTCACCCACCAAGAGCAACGGACAG gAAAACGGCCACGTTAAAGTGAATGGGGATGCCTCTCCTGCGGCGGCTGAGAACGGCAAAGAGGAGGTGCAGGCCAACGGCAGCGCCACAGCCGAGGAGAGTCCCAAGGAGGAGGTTGAGAAGGCCGAGGCCGCCCCTGCCGAGGCTGCAGAAGGAGAAAAGGTAGAGGCGGCGTCCCCTGCTCCTGCTGAGGGAGAGGCAGCGAAAGCAGAGGATGGCGCCACACCTTCCACCAGCAACGAGACccccaagaagaagaagaagaagttctcCTTCAAGAAGTCGTTCAAGTTGAGCGGGTTTTCTTTCAAGAAAACCAAGAAGGAGACGGGAGACGGAGCCGAGAACGAGGAGGTGGCAGCGGATCCAGCAGCATCCACAGAAGAGGCCAAGGCTGAGGgcacagaggaagcagcagcagcagccgctaGCGAGGAGACCAAACCCGCTGAGGGGCAGGCCGCACCTGCTGCCGAGCAGGCCAAGGAGGAGGTAGAGGCCAAGCCagaggcggcagcagcagcagcagaaaagccAGTGGAGGAGGCCAAGGAGGTCGCTCCTGCTGAGGAGCCAAAGGCAGAGGAGAAGCCGGCTGAGCCCACAGTCGAGGAGGCGCCCAAAACAGAGGAGGCCGCCCCCACCTCACAGGAAGCAGCATCAGCGGaggctcctgctgcagctgcagaggctgCTGAATAA